The region CGACCTTCGCGCCGGGAGCCCCCTCCTGCTCGACTGCGTCGGCCTCCAGCGGAGCCGGCGCGCGGCGGGACCTGCGCAGCCGCCTCTCGAGCCAGGTCGCAAACCAGGACAGTGTGAAGTTGACGCTGATCATCAGGATCGCGATGACGATGAGGGCCGGTATGTAATTGCCGTACGACGAACCGACGACCGTGCCCTGGCGGACCATCTCGACGAAGGTGATCTGGTAGCCGATCGCGGTGTCCTTGAGCACCACCACCAACTGTGAGATCAGCACCGGCAGCATCGACGTGACGGCCTGGGGGAGCAGGACGATCCTCATCGTCTGGCCCCAGGTCAGCCCGAGCGCGGAGGAGGCCTCGGCCTGCCCCCGGGGAAGCGCGTGCACGCCGGCCCGCACGATCTCGGCGATCACCGCGCCGTTGTAGAGGGTCAGTCCGGTGATCACCCCGGCCAGTGCCAGGTGCTTGGACGGGAAGACGTCGTAGTTCGCATAGAGGAAGTACGCGAACAGCATCATGATCAGGACCGGCACTGCGCGGAAGAACTCCACGAACACCGAGGCGACCCAGCGGATCCCGGCATGGGTCGACAGCCGGCCCACGCCCAGCACGAAGCCGAGTGCGAGCGCCAGCACGATCGACGCCGCGGCCGCCGTCAACGTGCCCTGCACCCCGGGAAGGACGTAGGTCTTCCACAGGTTCGCCGTCAGGAACGGTTCCCACTTCGCCGCGGTCAACTGGCCCTTGGCCTGCAACCGGGTGATCACCACCCACCCGATCACCACGACGACGAACACGGTGACCGCGGTGATCAGCCCGTTGCGCACCCGGGCGCGCGGGCCGGGCGCGTCGAACAGAACCGAGGACCCGGCGTGTGCACTCACCGGGCCACCGCCATCCGCTTGCCCAGCCACCCGAACAGCAATCCCAGCGGCAGGGTGAGGATCACGAATCCGAGCGCGAAGATCGAGCCGACCACCATCACCGCGGCCGTGTTCTCGATCATCTCCTTCATCAGCAGCGCCGCTTCGGCCACTCCGATCGCCGAGGCGATCGTGGTGTTCTTGGTCAGGGCGATCAGGACCGAGCCCAACGGGATGATCACCGCGCGAAACGCCTGCGGCAACAGGACGATCCGGAGGTTCTGTCCGAATGTCAGGCCCAGCGACCGGGCGGCCTCGGCCTGCCCCAGCGGCACCGTGTTGACCCCCGAACGGACCGTCTCACACACGAAAGACGCGGTGTAGACCGTCAATCCGAGCACCGCCAGCCGGAAGCTGGTGTCGGCGATGAACGTCGGCGACTGCTTGCTGGCCAACGTGATGCCCAGAGTCTGCGCCAGCCCGAACGAGCAGAACAACAGGATCAGTGTCAGGGGAGTGTTGCGCACGACGTTGACGTACGTCGTCCCGATCCAGTTGAGCACCGGCACCGGCGCCAGCCGCATCGCGGCCAGCACCGTGCCGAGCACGAGCGCACCGATCGCCGAGAAGACCGTCAGCTGGATCGTCGTCCAGAAGGCGGCGAAGATCTCGTGCTGGTACTGGCTGAAAATCTCCACTGAGCGCTGGTCCTACCCGCTCACTTGTCGAGCGGGGGCGGTGTAGGCGCGGTGATACCGGCCGGTCCGAGGTTCTTGTCGAACGCCTGCTTCCAGGCGCCGCTGTCCTCCATCTTCTTCAGCGCATTGTTGATCTTGGTCTGCAGTTCGGTGTCGTCCTTCTTCAGGCCGATGCCGTACCGCTCCTCGGAGAACGGCTTGCCCACGATCTTGAACGTGCCCGGGCTCTGTGCGGCGTAGCCGGCGAGGATGACCTCGTCGGTGGTGACGGCGTCCACCGCGCGGTTCTTCAGCGCCTCGACGCACGCCGAATAGGTGTCGTACTGCTG is a window of Mycolicibacterium chubuense NBB4 DNA encoding:
- a CDS encoding amino acid ABC transporter permease, with protein sequence MSAHAGSSVLFDAPGPRARVRNGLITAVTVFVVVVIGWVVITRLQAKGQLTAAKWEPFLTANLWKTYVLPGVQGTLTAAAASIVLALALGFVLGVGRLSTHAGIRWVASVFVEFFRAVPVLIMMLFAYFLYANYDVFPSKHLALAGVITGLTLYNGAVIAEIVRAGVHALPRGQAEASSALGLTWGQTMRIVLLPQAVTSMLPVLISQLVVVLKDTAIGYQITFVEMVRQGTVVGSSYGNYIPALIVIAILMISVNFTLSWFATWLERRLRRSRRAPAPLEADAVEQEGAPGAKVV
- a CDS encoding amino acid ABC transporter permease, whose translation is MEIFSQYQHEIFAAFWTTIQLTVFSAIGALVLGTVLAAMRLAPVPVLNWIGTTYVNVVRNTPLTLILLFCSFGLAQTLGITLASKQSPTFIADTSFRLAVLGLTVYTASFVCETVRSGVNTVPLGQAEAARSLGLTFGQNLRIVLLPQAFRAVIIPLGSVLIALTKNTTIASAIGVAEAALLMKEMIENTAAVMVVGSIFALGFVILTLPLGLLFGWLGKRMAVAR